The following are from one region of the Selenomonadales bacterium genome:
- a CDS encoding spore germination protein, which yields MMRWQSLFAWLRYRPSEEAEPFVLRENTADDIARAITDADSSRVQAMADDMKAGEKEKDSLACGGGEQTTEVDSRDEQTTEVDSRDGQTTEDDGRDGQTMKEGRSRGDGKEQSAQGTSHDAEDDILRMKQADFALREDELAPVMLAYRHGFTQAEDVAVSRSLEENANALERLYHADRTDDLKLRFFTLKSTMKKGLLLAYIDGMVDAKLATQSVIEPLMIFAEERAVRSADVMAERIRRQFLPMMQTVEAKDFGMVVKVLNKGGGALFIEESDTAFLLEMAGYPMRAVGKAQIEETVRGSQASFTESMRGNISQVRALIRSENLVAEVVTVGRINRKECAILSVDGIVNPSLVREMKRRIEGVTVDHVFDCGALMQFLTERRTQFPQMLTTERPDRTAEALMQGRVAILLDGDPFASVVPALLWDFFHSTEDYEMRPPSALFMRVLRYLGALVTMLLPGLYIALTYFHQEAIPTQLLVVIAGYRQMVPFPSLIEMLLLIVSFEFIREATLRVPSRLGGSISIVGAIILGQAAVTAKLVSPVLVVVVALTGLASYILPEYRFAFSLRVCQYAFLIAGGMTGLVGISLLLVLLLIDLAGMASFGVPFLSPLMPRASGGYGEEDVRPDVLSPVRIVKAEGGGKRWQKEARE from the coding sequence ATGATGCGGTGGCAGTCGCTTTTTGCATGGCTTCGGTATCGGCCGAGCGAGGAGGCAGAACCGTTCGTCCTGCGGGAGAATACGGCGGACGATATCGCGCGTGCGATAACAGATGCCGATTCCTCGCGTGTGCAGGCGATGGCGGACGATATGAAGGCAGGCGAGAAGGAGAAAGATAGCCTTGCGTGCGGTGGTGGCGAGCAGACGACGGAGGTCGATAGCCGCGACGAGCAGACGACGGAGGTCGATAGCCGCGACGGGCAGACGACGGAGGACGATGGTCGCGACGGGCAGACGATGAAGGAAGGCAGGTCGCGCGGTGATGGAAAAGAGCAGTCTGCACAAGGGACATCGCATGATGCAGAGGACGATATCCTGCGCATGAAGCAGGCTGACTTCGCCCTGCGCGAGGACGAGCTTGCGCCTGTCATGCTCGCGTATCGGCACGGCTTTACCCAAGCAGAGGACGTGGCGGTCAGTCGTTCGCTCGAGGAGAATGCGAACGCGCTGGAGAGGCTGTATCATGCGGACAGGACGGACGACTTGAAACTGCGCTTTTTCACGCTGAAAAGTACGATGAAAAAAGGGCTTCTCCTTGCGTATATCGACGGCATGGTCGATGCGAAGCTTGCGACGCAGTCTGTCATCGAACCGCTGATGATTTTTGCCGAGGAGCGGGCGGTGCGTTCTGCCGATGTGATGGCAGAGCGTATCAGGCGGCAGTTTTTGCCGATGATGCAGACGGTGGAGGCGAAGGATTTCGGCATGGTCGTCAAGGTGCTCAACAAGGGCGGCGGTGCGCTTTTTATCGAGGAGAGCGATACTGCGTTTCTCCTTGAGATGGCAGGCTATCCGATGCGCGCTGTCGGCAAGGCGCAGATCGAAGAAACGGTGCGCGGTTCGCAGGCCTCGTTTACCGAATCGATGCGCGGTAATATCTCGCAGGTACGTGCGCTCATTCGAAGCGAAAATCTCGTTGCCGAGGTGGTGACGGTCGGGCGCATCAATCGGAAGGAGTGTGCGATCCTGTCGGTCGACGGTATCGTCAATCCGTCGCTCGTACGTGAGATGAAACGGCGCATAGAGGGCGTGACGGTCGATCATGTGTTCGACTGCGGTGCGCTGATGCAGTTTTTGACGGAGCGGAGGACGCAGTTTCCGCAGATGCTGACGACGGAGCGTCCCGACCGTACGGCAGAAGCACTCATGCAGGGGCGTGTGGCGATCCTCTTGGACGGCGACCCGTTCGCGTCTGTTGTGCCTGCGCTGTTGTGGGATTTTTTCCATAGTACGGAGGATTATGAGATGCGTCCGCCGAGTGCGCTCTTTATGCGGGTGCTTCGCTATCTCGGTGCGCTCGTGACGATGCTGTTGCCGGGACTTTATATCGCGCTGACATATTTTCATCAGGAGGCGATACCGACGCAGCTGCTCGTCGTGATCGCAGGGTATCGTCAGATGGTGCCGTTTCCGTCGCTTATCGAGATGCTCCTTCTGATCGTTTCGTTCGAGTTTATCCGCGAAGCGACGCTCCGTGTGCCTTCGAGGCTCGGTGGGTCTATCAGTATCGTCGGTGCTATCATCTTGGGGCAGGCGGCCGTTACGGCGAAGCTCGTCAGTCCCGTGCTTGTCGTCGTCGTTGCGCTGACGGGTCTGGCATCGTATATCCTGCCCGAATATCGGTTCGCGTTCTCGCTGCGCGTCTGCCAGTATGCGTTTTTGATAGCGGGCGGTATGACAGGGCTCGTCGGTATCAGTCTTTTATTGGTGCTTCTTCTCATCGACCTTGCAGGCATGGCATCGTTCGGCGTGCCGTTCCTCTCTCCGCTGATGCCGCGTGCGTCGGGCGGATACGGCGAGGAAGATGTGCGCCCCGATGTCTTGAGCCCTGTGCGCATCGTCAAAGCAGAGGGCGGCGGCAAGCGGTGGCAGAAGGAGGCGCGTGAATGA
- a CDS encoding asparaginase: MKKIILISTGGTIAMRFDQEKQGLVPAVSGAELVEAVPELSSELPLEVVEFSNIPSPHMTPSRMLALAKEIDRLAEDDTVAGFVITHGTDTVEETAYLLDLTLTTTKPVCLTAAMRSGNETSADGPKNILTAVRTASDHAAGEMGVLVVMNEEIHSARSVTKTHSANPHAFTSPAWGALGYADEDRIVWRARPLAREHITTDTLAEDVYLVKMATGQDDLLLRCLIEKRVSGIVLEGFGRGNIPPACRQAVIDA; this comes from the coding sequence ATGAAAAAGATCATTCTCATCAGCACGGGCGGTACCATCGCCATGCGATTCGACCAAGAAAAACAAGGCCTCGTCCCTGCCGTCAGCGGAGCCGAGCTCGTAGAAGCCGTCCCCGAACTGTCATCAGAGCTTCCGCTCGAAGTCGTCGAATTCTCCAACATCCCCAGCCCGCATATGACGCCTTCTCGTATGCTCGCCCTTGCCAAAGAGATCGACCGCCTTGCAGAAGACGACACGGTCGCAGGCTTCGTCATCACGCACGGCACCGATACCGTCGAAGAAACGGCGTACCTCCTCGACCTCACACTCACCACGACAAAACCCGTCTGCCTCACCGCCGCCATGCGAAGCGGAAACGAAACGAGTGCCGACGGCCCGAAAAATATCCTCACCGCCGTCCGTACCGCCTCCGATCACGCGGCAGGCGAAATGGGCGTCCTCGTCGTCATGAACGAAGAGATACACAGTGCCCGCTCCGTCACCAAGACGCACAGCGCCAATCCGCACGCCTTCACCTCGCCTGCATGGGGCGCACTCGGCTACGCAGACGAAGACCGTATCGTATGGCGCGCTCGTCCGCTTGCGCGCGAACATATCACGACCGACACGCTCGCCGAAGATGTCTACCTCGTCAAAATGGCGACAGGACAAGACGACCTTCTCCTGCGCTGCCTGATCGAAAAACGCGTCAGCGGTATCGTCCTCGAAGGCTTCGGTCGCGGCAATATCCCGCCCGCCTGCCGTCAGGCTGTCATCGACGCC
- the fsa gene encoding fructose-6-phosphate aldolase, with product MKLFLDTANVDEIRKANDLGVICGVTTNPSLIAKEGRNFEEVVKEICSIVDGPISAEVISLDAEGMVAEAIPLAAIHPNIIIKIPMTLEGLKATKQLTAKGIKTNVTLIFSANQALLAARAGATYVSPFIGRLDDINQDGMDVIREIAEMFSIHGINSEIIAASVRTPLHVTQSALAGADIATVPYKVIEAMSKHPLTDKGIERFLADWETVKNK from the coding sequence ATGAAATTATTCTTGGATACAGCAAATGTAGATGAGATCAGAAAAGCGAACGACCTCGGCGTGATCTGCGGTGTAACGACGAACCCGTCGCTTATTGCCAAAGAAGGTCGTAATTTTGAAGAAGTCGTCAAAGAGATCTGCTCGATCGTAGACGGCCCTATCAGCGCAGAGGTCATCAGCCTCGACGCAGAAGGCATGGTAGCAGAAGCGATCCCGCTCGCGGCTATCCATCCGAACATTATCATTAAGATTCCGATGACGCTCGAAGGTCTCAAAGCGACGAAACAGCTTACGGCAAAAGGCATCAAAACGAACGTGACGCTTATCTTCTCGGCGAATCAGGCACTCCTTGCGGCTCGTGCAGGCGCAACGTACGTCAGCCCGTTCATCGGTCGTCTTGACGACATCAACCAAGATGGTATGGACGTGATCCGTGAGATCGCAGAGATGTTCAGCATCCACGGCATCAACAGCGAAATTATCGCGGCAAGCGTTCGTACGCCGCTTCATGTAACGCAGTCGGCTCTCGCAGGTGCGGATATTGCGACGGTTCCGTACAAAGTTATCGAAGCAATGAGCAAACATCCGCTCACGGACAAAGGCATCGAACGATTCCTCGCGGACTGGGAAACGGTCAAAAATAAATAA
- the cobT gene encoding nicotinate-nucleotide--dimethylbenzimidazole phosphoribosyltransferase, giving the protein MTLLTDTCRAIKPLDTALYQQISSDFTRRTGIDDLIADLAARYGAVTQSPMPTVPKKCLILAVADHGVAELGISAYPVETTVEMTKNYLIAHGAGANALANFAHADMVVVDVGIASDVSDIPNLIHKKIAYSTRNFTAGPAMTREEAVRALEVGIALVRDKVAEGCRSFSLGEMGIGNTTSSAAICAAFTGMSAEAVTGRGTGISDARMLIKTKAVADALAVNRPDPSDGLDVLAKVGGYELGCLAGAILGAGAYGAVVIIDGFNASAAAMIATALAPNVRDYMIGSHLSAEQAHVHMLRHLNLKPCIDMRLRLGEGTGASIAQAILDIAISLYTGEQATTKDPQTATAVQTEPTIRPLDRASSDRCQLLIDNLSKPLGSLGMLEQFAVRLAGIRKEARPPKQGKQRLYLFSPNISPAILAMAHTVKTEVQSVSHHGDIACGINLAESAARDGIRMIGLALGDETDIDTMTGIILGASAHRIAVFLDSRASLTAAERAVKQEPLCRNYLFTAHRPQEENVRDLMHTLDLPAPLHLGLSAEKGLGAMLGFTLMHAALHMLNDMKTFGEAGVTIAKDGPGSHRQKQDIKGDTI; this is encoded by the coding sequence ATGACCCTCTTGACCGATACGTGCCGAGCGATAAAGCCGCTTGACACCGCCCTATATCAACAAATATCGTCCGATTTCACGCGCCGAACGGGCATTGACGACCTCATCGCCGATCTCGCTGCTCGCTACGGTGCTGTCACGCAAAGCCCGATGCCGACTGTGCCGAAAAAATGCCTCATTCTCGCCGTGGCCGACCACGGTGTCGCAGAGCTTGGTATCAGCGCATACCCTGTCGAAACGACGGTCGAAATGACGAAAAACTATCTCATCGCACACGGTGCGGGAGCAAATGCGCTCGCGAACTTCGCCCATGCCGATATGGTCGTCGTCGATGTCGGCATCGCTTCTGATGTATCCGATATTCCGAATCTCATACATAAAAAGATAGCATACAGTACGCGAAACTTTACCGCAGGGCCTGCCATGACACGCGAAGAAGCGGTGCGTGCGCTTGAGGTAGGTATCGCGCTCGTACGGGACAAAGTCGCCGAAGGCTGCCGCTCGTTCTCGCTCGGTGAGATGGGCATCGGCAACACGACCTCGTCTGCCGCCATCTGCGCCGCTTTTACGGGGATGTCTGCCGAAGCGGTAACGGGACGCGGTACAGGTATCTCCGATGCGCGCATGCTCATCAAGACAAAAGCCGTCGCCGATGCACTCGCCGTCAACCGTCCCGACCCGTCTGACGGGCTTGACGTTCTCGCGAAAGTCGGCGGATATGAGCTTGGCTGTCTGGCAGGCGCGATCCTCGGCGCAGGAGCATACGGTGCCGTCGTCATCATCGACGGATTCAACGCCTCTGCCGCCGCCATGATAGCAACTGCCCTCGCGCCGAACGTCCGCGACTATATGATAGGCTCGCACCTGTCGGCAGAGCAGGCACACGTCCATATGCTCCGACACCTGAACTTGAAGCCCTGCATCGACATGAGACTTCGTCTCGGCGAAGGTACGGGCGCGTCGATCGCCCAAGCTATCTTGGACATCGCGATATCTCTCTATACGGGAGAGCAGGCGACCACGAAAGACCCACAGACCGCGACCGCTGTGCAGACAGAACCGACGATACGTCCGCTCGACCGCGCGAGCAGTGACCGATGCCAACTCCTCATCGACAACCTCAGCAAACCGCTCGGCAGTCTCGGTATGCTCGAACAGTTCGCCGTTCGTCTGGCAGGGATCCGCAAAGAAGCACGCCCGCCCAAGCAAGGCAAACAACGGCTCTATCTATTCTCTCCGAATATATCCCCAGCTATCCTCGCCATGGCACACACCGTCAAAACAGAAGTGCAGTCTGTATCTCATCATGGCGACATCGCCTGCGGTATCAATCTCGCCGAATCTGCCGCACGTGACGGCATCCGCATGATCGGACTTGCGCTCGGCGACGAAACGGACATCGATACGATGACAGGCATCATACTCGGCGCATCAGCACATCGCATCGCCGTTTTCCTCGACAGCAGAGCATCACTCACCGCCGCAGAGCGCGCCGTCAAGCAAGAACCGCTCTGCCGTAACTACCTTTTCACCGCGCATCGTCCGCAGGAAGAAAACGTACGCGACCTGATGCACACGCTCGACCTGCCTGCACCGCTCCACTTAGGCCTTTCCGCAGAAAAAGGGCTCGGCGCAATGCTCGGCTTTACCCTCATGCACGCAGCTCTCCATATGCTAAACGATATGAAAACATTCGGCGAAGCAGGCGTCACCATCGCCAAAGACGGCCCCGGCTCGCATCGACAGAAACAAGACATCAAAGGAGATACGATATGA